Proteins from one Mercurialis annua linkage group LG7, ddMerAnnu1.2, whole genome shotgun sequence genomic window:
- the LOC126655201 gene encoding uncharacterized protein LOC126655201 isoform X1 encodes MALSQNNPFILSTTKSIATSHATARPSSRRSGSVLVTKMAMAYEEGELERPKWAGQTPLSRLVGALLSIKPLSAVLKLGARQVLISTAEKKNIPWREIRKEILESDVYKEIESIQNPSIVYPDYYRSPFHGYDEGNLSWMEKVCAASAETEMLKQKIQKQKTQEAAAEAEPATMSMVRRSLPNVASLEEGIQILRGNVLKTITQQHQTYSGKSVIDDILDIGCSVGVSTRFLADSFPSAKVSGLDLSPHFLSVAQFKEKKSAPRKNPITWIHANGEDTGLPSKSYDLITISFVIHECPERAIVGLIKEASRLLKPGGTIALTDIAPKSKILQELSPVLFTLLKSTEPFLDEYYLTDLEGRLKEAGFLHIQSLLTDPRHRTVTATAPPSV; translated from the exons atgGCACTGTCTCAAAACAATCCCTTCATTCTCTCTACAACCAAATCCATAGCCACCAGCCATGCCACAGCAAGGCCTAGCTCAAGAAGATCAGGTTCAGTTCTTGTTACTAAAATGGCTATGGCATATGAAGAAGGTGAGCTAGAAAGACCCAAATGGGCCGGCCAGACTCCGCTTTCCCGTCTTGTCGGAGCTCTACTCTCCATCAAGCCATTGTCTGCAGTTCTCAAGCTTGGTGCTAGACAAGTTCTCATCAG TACAGCTGAGAAGAAGAATATTCCGTGGAGGGAAATTAGGAAAGAGATTTTGGAATCTGATGTGTATAAGGAGATTGAGAGCATTCAAAACCCTTCAATTGTATATCCTGATT ATTATCGCAGCCCGTTTCATGGATACGATGAGGGAAATCTTTCATGGATG GAAAAAGTATGTGCCGCTAGCGCGGAAACAGAAATGctgaaacaaaaaatacaaaaacagaAAACGCAAGAG GCGGCAGCAGAAGCAGAACCTGCAACAATGTCAATGGTGAGACGATCATTACCAAATGTAGCTTCACTAGAAGAAGGAATTCAAATTCTTCGTGGGAACGTCCTTAAAACAATCACACAACAACATCAAACATATTCAGGGAAGTCCGTAATAGATGACATTCTAGATATTGGATGCTCTGTAGGTGTTAGTACAAGATTTCTTGCTGACAGTTTTCCTTCTGCAAAAGTCAGT GGACTTGATTTGTCTCCACACTTTCTTTCGGTAGCTCAATTCAAGGAAAAAAAGAGCGCGCCTAGAAAGAATCCAATTACCTGGATACATGCTAATGGGGAAGACACAGGCTTGCCCTCCAAATCATACGACCTTATTACTATTTCGTTTGTG ATTCATGAATGTCCCGAAAGAGCCATAGTTGGTTTGATAAAGGAAGCATCCCGGCTGCTTAAACCCGGAGGCACCATAGCTTTGACTGATATAGCG CCCAAGTCAAAGATCCTTCAG GAATTGTCTCCGGTTCTGTTTACATTATTGAAGAGCACTGAGCCATTTTTGGATGAATATTATTTGACTGATCTAGAAGGGAGATTGAAGGAGGCCGGATTCCTACATATACAATCACTACTCACAGATCCACGCCACCGGACTGTAACCGCAACTGCTCCTCCGTCTGTGTAA
- the LOC126656768 gene encoding transcription factor bHLH30-like has translation MEHFSMSSSSVCKNGVSSNITNSSSSSLVLDSQRGELVEANVSLGKKVVSGERNTAALKNHCEAERKRRARINSHLDALRNLVPGANKMDKASLLGEVITHMKELKRTAAKASEGLLVPTDDDEVTIEEHNKESNGSPYSIRVSLCCDYKPGLLCDLRQALDSLQVMLTSAQIATLGGRMKNIFVMTSCKESTTDSVHHVIRSILDKFSASYEFLSTSALSHKRRRVSLFDPSVSSSSGDVW, from the exons ATGGAACATTTTTCAATGAGTTCATCAAGTGTTTGTAAAAATGGGGTATCTTCAAATATTAcaaattcttcatcttcttcattagTTTTGGATAGTCAAAGAGGAGAGCTTGTGGAGGCTAATGTTAGTCTAGGGAAAAAAGTTGTGTCTGGTGAGAGAAATACTGCAGCTTTGAAGAATCATTGTGAAGCTGAAAGGAAACGTAGGGCTAGGATTAATTCTCATCTTGATGCTCTTAGAAACTTAGTCCCTGGTGCCAATAAG ATGGACAAGGCATCCTTACTTGGTGAAGTAATAACTCATATGAAAGAACTAAAGAGAACTGCAGCCAAAGCTAGTGAAGGTCTTCTTGTGCCAACAGATGACGATGAAGTAACAATCGAAGAACACAATAAGGAATCAAATGGTTCTCCTTACTCAATCAGGGTATCACTATGCTGTGATTATAAACCTGGACTTCTATGTGATTTAAGACAGGCACTTGATTCGCTTCAGGTGATGTTAACGAGTGCACAGATTGCAACATTAGGAGGCAGGATGAAGAACATTTTTGTGATGACTAGTTGCAAAGAAAGTACTACAGACTCTGTCCATCACGTCATAAGATCCATACTCGATAAATTTTCTGCCTCATATGAGTTCTTGTCAACATCCGCGCTTTCACATAAAAGGCGAAGAGTTTCTTTATTTGATCCTTCCGTTTCATCTTCGTCCGGAGATGTCTGGTGA
- the LOC126656759 gene encoding ABC transporter G family member 10-like, producing MELPTQAPDSDEHDKRFRIKAKKLYYKLSNRFNECNWFFWKKTVNNAYILRNVSCEAKPGEVMAIAGPSGAGKTTLLEILAGIIPPSRVSGHVLVNEQPMNAKCFRRLSGYVSQDEALFPLLTVEETLLYSARLRLRGGFGVARYRVKEVMRELGLEHVGDVRIGNESNRGISGGEKRRVSIGVDLVHDPAVLLIDEPTSGLDSASALHVVLLLKTMAIKQDKTILLTIHQPGSRILELFDQILLLSNGTVLHQGSLHLLEQQLRFYGHSIPRHVNVLEYAIEVTESLVMDTEESEQGESEAGQDYEHIRSTNSNIKYSIVKESKMFYPNGRLEEVLVLVQRFFTIICRTNQLFTARILQAVVGGLVLGTIFMNANNEPKKHKLQTQIGFFAFSLTFLLSSTTEGLPIFLQERSTLMRETSKGAYRVSSYVISNTLVFLPFLFVVAVLYSTPVYWLVGLRREMDGFMYFLLVVWLVVLMSNSFVACFAALVPNFIMGTSLIAGIMGSFFLFSGYFITKDDIPKYWIFMHHLSLFKYPFECFMINEYGKGKGKSKCLEIMEGNCYLHGEEFLMQQGLEESKKWSNIGVMLCFILGYRFLCFLILCYRSHRARV from the coding sequence ATGGAGCTGCCAACACAAGCTCCAGATTCTGATGAACATGATAAAAGATTCAGAATCAAAGCAAAAAAACTTTATTACAAGCTATCGAATCGGTTCAATGAATGTAATTGGTTTTTCTGGAAGAAAACAGTCAATAATGCTTACATATTGAGGAATGTGAGCTGTGAAGCTAAACCAGGAGAGGTTATGGCAATTGCTGGTCCGAGCGGAGCAGGAAAAACTACATTGCTGGAGATACTTGCCGGAATCATACCGCCTAGTAGAGTCTCCGGTCATGTTCTTGTAAACGAGCAACCGATGAATGCCAAATGTTTCCGGAGGCTGTCAGGTTATGTCTCTCAAGATGAAGCACTATTTCCGCTACTTACTGTTGAAGAGACTCTGTTGTATAGTGCTCGTCTCAGATTACGAGGCGGATTCGGAGTTGCGAGATATAGAGTTAAGGAAGTAATGAGAGAACTCGGATTAGAGCATGTTGGTGATGTAAGAATAGGAAATGAATCAAACCGCGGAATCTCCGGCGGTGAGAAACGTAGAGTGTCTATTGGTGTTGATCTAGTTCATGATCCTGCTGTTCTTCTGATTGATGAACCAACATCAGGATTGGATTCAGCATCAGCTCTTCATGTAGTTTTGTTGCTGAAAACTATGGCTATAAAGCAAGATAAAACAATTTTGTTGACGATCCATCAACCCGGCTCTAGAATTCTCGAGCTGTTCGATCAGATTCTTCTGTTATCAAATGGAACCGTACTTCATCAAGGATCATTGCATCTCCTTGAACAGCAGCTTAGATTTTACGGTCATTCCATTCCTCGGCATGTCAATGTGCTCGAGTACGCCATCGAAGTGACCGAATCCCTGGTCATGGATACTGAAGAAAGTGAACAAGGAGAGAGTGAGGCAGGACAAGATTATGAACATATCAGAAGTACTAATAGTAATATCAAGTATAGCATTGTCAAAGAATCGAAAATGTTTTACCCCAATGGACGATTGGAGGAGGTTCTTGTGCTGGTTCAGAGATTCTTCACCATAATCTGCAGAACGAATCAGCTTTTCACTGCAAGAATATTACAAGCAGTAGTCGGTGGGCTTGTGCTCGGAACAATATTTATGAATGCAAATAATGAACCAAAGAAACACAAGCTACAAACACAAATCGGGTTTTTTGCATTCAGTCTCACCTTCTTGCTGTCCTCCACAACAGAAGGACTGCCAATTTTCTTGCAAGAAAGATCAACTTTAATGAGAGAAACATCAAAAGGAGCTTATAGGGTATCATCTTATGTCATATCAAACACTCTCGTGTTTCTACCATTTCTGTTTGTTGTCGCAGTCCTCTACAGCACCCCGGTTTACTGGCTCGTCGGATTGAGACGGGAAATGGACGGTTTCATGTATTTCTTACTGGTGGTATGGCTGGTTGTTTTGATGTCAAATTCTTTTGTTGCATGTTTTGCTGCTCTTGTGCCTAATTTCATTATGGGTACATCTTTAATTGCCGGTATTATGGggtctttttttctcttttctggGTATTTCATAACAAAAGATGATATACCCAAATATTGGATTTTCATGCATCATTTGAGTCTTTTTAAGTACCCATTTGAGTGTTTTATGATCAATGAGTATGGAAAAGGCAAAGGTAAGAGCAAGTGCTTGGAGATTATGGAAGGAAACTGTTATTTGCATGGCGAAGAATTTCTGATGCAACAAGGTCTCGAAGAATCAAAGAAATGGAGCAATATAGGAGTAATGTTATGTTTTATTCTTGGATATAGATTTCTATGTTTCTTGATTCTGTGTTACAGATCACACAGAGCTcgagtttaa
- the LOC126655494 gene encoding uncharacterized protein LOC126655494, with product MAGCFALNSLSDIFLELHIIFRSAILRGLQEKIPRLRGGLIQQHLPLGDRWAGHLNFQDVPRQNLAAMRLALDEMRYSDIDWQPYSDLIISQLPSYCFEGSHFWRARVPLIYFHIIEWHQPDRVLQQFGLVQPIPEAPLQQPIMHGVQYRGSSDFQALFSEYIDIWDSRERYVVHGRVLEHPPHFHSEYMDWYRLVSRRWITHRGAELGSHRDTMERIRLQSEADSTVRTYARTSQLATREDRRNVSGPPPDPAVPPDAIPEIDPPTVDVQRIRGRRRGRPRQPEPTREIPTDPFPPPVVFHGDTEDFIRRYYGSAREYGSTSSQPQGPRASSFLVPPVSMPYVDPSFGQTAGTTPLATQQDPLDTRVDYQGNTEEFIRRYTGYTQHHGSTSSQPQRPPSSSFSLPPSSVPYVDPWFGETAYITPLATPDPLATPVDYQGNTEDFIRRYTGYTQHYGSTSSQPEAPPSSSYSVPQDFSTYRGSAFTPFQPPPPTQTPPAQQYGGLFEENLSYPQTPAVGGFSQLLQGYIPQPPSSSPRPTQSPSQMHFSLTDEWVSNLQAPTPPLGDVANMTPPSFSLGLGNPSSQAPDDEDDDVVSPSGSDDNSSGPDLRPYRPLTHTQMSRRQNRGRNLRTLLRTPDRTNM from the exons atggcgggctgcTTTGCTTTAAATAG CTTATCGGATATTTTTCTGGAGCTACATATTATTTTTCGGTCTGCTATTTTACGAGGTCTACAAGAG AAAATTCCGAGGTTGAGAGGCGGTCTCATCCAGCAGCACTTACCGTTGGGGGACAg ATGGGCAGGTCACCTCAATTTTCAGGACGTTCCTAGACAAAACTTGGCGGCCATGAGATTAGCACTTGATGAGATGCGCTATTCAGAT ATCGATTGGCAGCCATACTCCGATCTGATTATCAGTCAGCTACCGTCATATTGTTTCGAGGGGTCCCATTTCTGGCGTGCACGCGTCCCACTGATCTACTTCCACATTATCGAGTGGCACCAGCCAGACAGGGTGCTTCAGCAGTTCGGACTGGTTCAGCCTATTCCGGAGGCCCCCTTACAGCAACCCATCATGCATGGCGTCCAATACCGTGGGAGCTCAGACTTCCAGGCGCTTTTCAGTGAGTATATCGACATCTGGGACTCTAGAGAGAGATATGTGGTACATGGGCGTGTACTCGAGCATCCGCCGCACTTTCATTCAGAGTACATGGACTGGTACAGGCTAGTGAGCAGGAGATGGATTACCCATCGCGGGGCTGAGCTCGGTTCTCAT CGCGATACCATGGAGAGGATCCGCTTGCAGTCTGAGGCGGATTCCACTGTTCGGACTTACGCTCGCACTTCTCAGCTAGCCACTAGGGAAGACCGGCGGAACGTCAGCGGGCCACCGCCAGACCCTGCTGTTCCGCCAGACGCTATTCCAGAGATCGATCCGCCGACCGTGGATGTACAGCGCATACGAGGACGTCGTAGAGGCAGACCCAGACAGCCAGAGCCGACCCGTGAGATCCCGACAGACCCTTTTCCCCCACCG GTCGTCTTTCACGGGGACACAGAGGACTTTATCCGGCGTTATTACGGGTCTGCGCGTGAGTACGGGAGCACCTCGTCGCAGCCCCAGGGGCCACGGGCTTCCTCTTTTTTAGTACCACCTGTTTCTATGCCTTATGTCGACCCATCGTTTGGGCAGACCGCTGGCACGACTCCGCTAGCCACGCAACAGGACCCTCTAGACACACGG gTCGATTATCAGGGGAATACCGAGGAGTTCATTCGGCGGTATACCGGGTATACGCAGCACCACGGTAGCACATCTTCGCAGCCCCAGCGCCCACCGTCTTCCTCTTTTTCATTGCCGCCTTCTTCTGTGCCTTATGTTGACCCATGGTTTGGGGAGACCGCTTACATTACTCCGCTGGCCACGCCGGACCCTCTGGCCACACCG gtcGATTATCAGGGGAATACCGAGGACTTCATTCGGCGGTATACTGGGTATACACAGCACTATGGAAGCACCTCTTCACAGCCCGAGGCGCCACCATCTTCGTCTTATTCAGTACCGCAGGACTTCTCCACTTACCGTGGTTCCGCTTTTACCCCCTTTCAGCCACCACCCCCGACACAGACACCTCCAGCCCAGCAGTACGGAGGACTATTTGAAGAGAACTTGTCTTATCCTCAAACGCCTGCAGTAGGTGGTTTTAGCCAGCTTCTTCAGGGGTACATTCCACAGCCGCCTTCCTCCTCTCCCCGCCCAACTCAGAGCCCATCGCAGATGCATTTTTCTCTAACTGATGAGTGGGTGAGCAATTTGCAGGCTCCCACACCTCCACTTGGTGATGTTGCTAACATGACGCCTCCTTCATTTTCCCTGGGGTTAGGGAACCCCTCCTCACAGGCTCCTGACGACGAGGATGACGATGTGGTCAGTCCAAGTGGTAGCGACGACAACAGCTCCGGCCCAGATCTCAGACCTTATCGGCCATTGACTCATACCCAGATGAGTCGGCGTCAGAACAGGGGTCGAAACTTGAGGACACTCTTACGGACCCCAGATAGAACAAACATGTAG
- the LOC126655491 gene encoding F-box protein CPR1-like translates to MIISDIPHDLLLDILCRLPVKSLVRFKTVHSEWFSLISNPQFCRQHLQFHAKQTGQKYGAIELRDRHTLHPSLFLRIIDIVDNHHHDYELVEIQNVYDKLVFKRYDYPKLLGCCNGLLLISLSTCLENFILWNPTIREYRRIHRENHDRPLFNVMYMAGIGYDSLNNNYKIVVAESYKFHKDSIEVHIYDLKKSSWEARNYYFPYKFVLGNTPVITLPNGILHWHVKTKDEGRNVILSFDLAEEIFNEVPLPENIYDFSYLSSLDGCLSIGIRRRFAPIYVWKMREYGIKKSWIKLTISFPIKYRCLGYLMPFEILENYKVVMNVDTKDIAIFDVITHFYEFVPESRRIHNFTVAAFNQTLVSPYQ, encoded by the coding sequence ATGATAATATCAGATATACCTCACGATTTACTGCTCGACATTCTGTGTAGATTGCCCGTTAAATCATTAGTTCGCTTTAAAACGGTGCATAGCGAATGGTTTTCTTTGATTTCGAATCCACAGTTTTGCCGTCAGCATCTTCAGTTTCATGCTAAACAGACCGGTCAGAAGTACGGAGCTATCGAACTTCGGGACAGACACACCTTGCATCCGTCCCTTTTTCTTCGCATTATTGACATTGTTGATAATCATCATCATGACTATGAGCTTGTAGAGATTCAAAATGTTTATGATAAGCTGGTCTTTAAAAGATATGATTATCCTAAGCTGCTTGGTTGCTGCAATGGATTGTTACTAATAAGTCTTTCAACTTGCttggaaaattttattttgtggaATCCAACGATTAGAGAGTACAGGAGAATCCACAGAGAAAATCACGACAGGCCGCTGTTCAACGTAATGTATATGGCGGGAATTGGCTACGATAGCTTGAACAACAATTACAAAATTGTGGTGGCAGAGTCCTATAAGTTCCATAAAGATTCAATTGAAGTTCACATTTATGACCTGAAGAAATCTTCATGGGAAGCaagaaattattatttcccTTATAAGTTCGTATTAGGTAACACCCCGGTTATCACTCTGCCGAATGGAATTCTGCATTGGCATGTGAAAACGAAGGACGAAGGTCGAAATGTGatattaagttttgatttggcAGAAGAGATTTTCAATGAAGTTCCCCTTCCTGaaaatatatatgattttagttatttatctTCTTTAGACGGGTGTCTTTCTATCGGCATAAGAAGACGTTTTGCTCCAATATATGTGTGGAAGATGAGAGAGTATGGGATTAAAAAATCTTGGATCAAGTTAACAATTTCTTTTCCTATTAAATACAGATGTCTCGGTTACTTAATGCCATTTGAAATTCTCGAGAATTATAAAGTTGTAATGAATGTAGATACAAAAGATATAGCTATTTTCGATGTCATTACACATTTTTATGAGTTTGTTCCGGAGTCACGGCGAATTCATAATTTTACAGTAGCTGCATTTAACCAAACTCTTGTATCTCCCTATCAGTAA
- the LOC126655201 gene encoding uncharacterized protein LOC126655201 isoform X2 has translation MALSQNNPFILSTTKSIATSHATARPSSRRSGSVLVTKMAMAYEEGELERPKWAGQTPLSRLVGALLSIKPLSAVLKLGARQVLISTAEKKNIPWREIRKEILESDVYKEIESIQNPSIVYPDYYRSPFHGYDEGNLSWMAAAEAEPATMSMVRRSLPNVASLEEGIQILRGNVLKTITQQHQTYSGKSVIDDILDIGCSVGVSTRFLADSFPSAKVSGLDLSPHFLSVAQFKEKKSAPRKNPITWIHANGEDTGLPSKSYDLITISFVIHECPERAIVGLIKEASRLLKPGGTIALTDIAPKSKILQELSPVLFTLLKSTEPFLDEYYLTDLEGRLKEAGFLHIQSLLTDPRHRTVTATAPPSV, from the exons atgGCACTGTCTCAAAACAATCCCTTCATTCTCTCTACAACCAAATCCATAGCCACCAGCCATGCCACAGCAAGGCCTAGCTCAAGAAGATCAGGTTCAGTTCTTGTTACTAAAATGGCTATGGCATATGAAGAAGGTGAGCTAGAAAGACCCAAATGGGCCGGCCAGACTCCGCTTTCCCGTCTTGTCGGAGCTCTACTCTCCATCAAGCCATTGTCTGCAGTTCTCAAGCTTGGTGCTAGACAAGTTCTCATCAG TACAGCTGAGAAGAAGAATATTCCGTGGAGGGAAATTAGGAAAGAGATTTTGGAATCTGATGTGTATAAGGAGATTGAGAGCATTCAAAACCCTTCAATTGTATATCCTGATT ATTATCGCAGCCCGTTTCATGGATACGATGAGGGAAATCTTTCATGGATG GCGGCAGCAGAAGCAGAACCTGCAACAATGTCAATGGTGAGACGATCATTACCAAATGTAGCTTCACTAGAAGAAGGAATTCAAATTCTTCGTGGGAACGTCCTTAAAACAATCACACAACAACATCAAACATATTCAGGGAAGTCCGTAATAGATGACATTCTAGATATTGGATGCTCTGTAGGTGTTAGTACAAGATTTCTTGCTGACAGTTTTCCTTCTGCAAAAGTCAGT GGACTTGATTTGTCTCCACACTTTCTTTCGGTAGCTCAATTCAAGGAAAAAAAGAGCGCGCCTAGAAAGAATCCAATTACCTGGATACATGCTAATGGGGAAGACACAGGCTTGCCCTCCAAATCATACGACCTTATTACTATTTCGTTTGTG ATTCATGAATGTCCCGAAAGAGCCATAGTTGGTTTGATAAAGGAAGCATCCCGGCTGCTTAAACCCGGAGGCACCATAGCTTTGACTGATATAGCG CCCAAGTCAAAGATCCTTCAG GAATTGTCTCCGGTTCTGTTTACATTATTGAAGAGCACTGAGCCATTTTTGGATGAATATTATTTGACTGATCTAGAAGGGAGATTGAAGGAGGCCGGATTCCTACATATACAATCACTACTCACAGATCCACGCCACCGGACTGTAACCGCAACTGCTCCTCCGTCTGTGTAA
- the LOC126655202 gene encoding uncharacterized protein LOC126655202 translates to MMEKEVKDPIDQELETEALELILFHVSECYVYLIPPRISAASYRADEWNVNKWAWEGMLKVVSKGEDCIIKLEDKNTGELYARAFLRSGEPHPVETVIDSSRYFVLRIEENIDGRLRHAFIGLGFRERTEAYDFQAALHDHMKYLNKKKTAEEMEQHFQSTSSVDYSLKEGETLVLQLNNKGGKSKILEQGIHTLSLEEKSQQKEPVLGIKLPPPPPAPVSPVTSPKSSINVPPKISLDETSKENSPRLTKEEQKDQQVSPTNESKEEEETPDDDFGDFQAAIKD, encoded by the exons ATGATGGAGAAAGAAGTGAAGGACCCAATTGATCAAGAGTTAGAAACTGAAGCACTAGAGCTCATTCTTTTTCATGTCTCTGAATGCTATGTTTACTTG ATACCCCCAAGGATAAGTGCTGCCTCATACAG AGCTGATGAATGGAATGTTAACAAGTGGGCGTGGGAGGGGATGCTGAAAGTCGTTAGCAAGGGTGAAGATTGCATTATCAAACTTGAAGACAAAAACACAG GTGAATTGTATGCGAGGGCATTTTTGAGAAGTGGGGAGCCACATCCAGTTGAAACTGTAATCGACAGCAGCAG ATATTTTGTTTTACGAATAGAGGAAAACATTG ATGGTCGCCTTCGGCATGCTTTTATTGGTTTAGGATTTCGAGAAAGAACAGAAGCTTATGACTTTCAGGCTGCCCTGCACGATCATATGAA ATATCTGAATAAGAAGAAAACGGCAGAAGAGATGGAACAGCATTTTCAGAGCACTTCCTCGGTGGATTACAGTTTAAAAGAAGGCGAAACACTAGTACTCCAATTGAATAAT AAAGGTGGCAAGTCCAAGATTTTGGAGCAAGGTATACATACTCTCTCCTTAGAGGAGAAGAGTCAGCAAAAAGAGCCCGTTCTCGGTATCAAACTACCCCCACCACCTCCGGCACCAGTTTCGCCTGTTACATCTCCAAAATCTTCAATAAACGTTCCGCCAAAAATATCCCTCGATGAAACTTCTAAAGAAAATTCTCCAAGACTGACAAAGGAAGAACAGAAAGATCAGCAAGTTTCTCCTACGAATGAGagcaaagaagaagaagaaactccAGATGATGATTTTGGTGATTTTCAAGCAGCCATTAAAGACTGA